One Manihot esculenta cultivar AM560-2 chromosome 6, M.esculenta_v8, whole genome shotgun sequence DNA segment encodes these proteins:
- the LOC110616976 gene encoding villin-4 translates to MAVSMRDLDPAFQGAGQKAGLEIWRIENFCPVPVPKSSYGKFFMGDSYVVLKTTSLKSGALRHDIHYWLGKDTSQDEAGAAAIRTVELDAALGGRAVQYREVQGHETERFLSYFKPCIIPQEGGIASGFKHADAKEHQTRLFVCKGKHVVHVKEVLFARSSLNHDDIFILDTKSKIFQFNGSNSSIQERAKALEVVQYIKDTYHDGKCEVAAIEDGKLMADAETGEFWGFFGGFAPLPRKITIDEDKTADSHPTKLFCLEKGKSEPVDADPLRRELLDTNKCYILDCGLEVFVWMGRNTSLDERKAASGAAEEIVHVADRPNSHIIRVIEGFETVMFRSKFESWPQTANLAVSEDGRSKVAALLRRQGVNVKGLMKAAPAKEEPQPYIDVTGNLQVWRVDGQEKVLLQASDQSKFYSGDCYIFQYSYQGEDKEEYLIGTWFGKKSVEEERASAISMASKMVESLKFLPSQARFYEGNETIQFFTILQSFIVFKGGLSTGYKNYIVEKELPDDTYKEGSIALFRVQGTGPDNMQAIQVEPIASSLNSSYCYILATESTVFTWSGNLTTSDDQELLERQLDLIKPNVQSKPQKEGSESEQFWDLLGGKTEYPSQKIGREAERDPHLFSCTFSKGNLKVAEIYNFTQDDLMTEDIFVLDCHSEIFVWVGQQVDSKSKMDALTIGEKFLENDFLLEKLSREAPIYIVMEGSEPPFFTRFFEWDSAKSAMHGSSFQRKLAVVKSGSAPILDKPKRRTPVSYGGRSSVPDKSQRSRSMSFSPERVRVRGRSPAFNALAANFENPNARNLSTPPPVVRKIYPKSGSPDSAKMASKSTAIAALTATFEKPPPARQVIMPRSVKVSPEVPKSTPEKSTPELNNKENSMSSRIESLTIKEDVKEGEAGDEEGLPIYPYERLKTNSTDPVTEIDVTKRETYLSSAEFKEKFGMAKDAFYKMPKWKQNKLKMALQLF, encoded by the exons ATGGCTGTTTCCATGAGAGATCTTGATCCAGCTTTCCAAGGAGCTGGACAGAAGGC TGGACTTGAAATATGGCGGATCGAAAACTTTTGTCCTGTTCCCGTCCCAAAGTCCTCTTATGGGAAATTTTTCATGGGCGACTcctatgttgttttgaag ACAACTTCCCTAAAAAGTGGTGCCTTACGCCATGATATTCATTATTGGCTGGGTAAAGATACCTCTCAG GATGAAGCAGGTGCGGCTGCCATCAGAACTGTTGAACTTGATGCAGCCCTTGGAGGTCGTGCTGTACAGTACCGTGAAGTACAAGGCCATGAAACAGAGAGATTCCTATCTTATTTTAAACCATGCATCATACCTCAAGAAGGTGGGATTGCATCTGGGTTCAAACATGCTGATGCCAAAGAGCACCAAACCCGCTTGTTTGTCTGCAAAGGAAAACATGTTGTCCATGTAAAAGAG GTTCTGTTTGCTCGATCCTCACTCAACCATGATGACATTTTTATTCTTGATACCAAGtcaaaaatttttcaatttaatggTTCAAATTCATCCATCCAAGAGAGAGCTAAAGCTTTGGAAGTAGTCCAGTACATTAAGGATACTTATCATGACGGAAAATGCGAGGTAGCTGCCATTG AGGATGGGAAATTGATGGCTGATGCTGAAACTGGAGAATTCTGGGGTTTCTTTGGCGGTTTTGCTCCACTTCCTAGGAAAATAACCATTGATGAGGATAAGACTGCTGATTCTCATCCTACTAAGCTGTTTTG CCTTGAGAAGGGGAAGTCAGAACCTGTTGATGCAGATCCGTTGAGAAGGGAATTACTAGACACAAATAAATGCTATATTCTAGATTGTGGATTGGAAGTGTTTGTATGGATGGGGAGAAATACCTCACTTGATGAAAGGAAGGCTGCAAGTGGAGCTGCAGAG GAGATAGTCCATGTAGCTGATCGACCAAACTCCCACATTATTCGCGTAATTGAGGGTTTTGAGACAGTGATGTTCCGGTCAAAGTTTGAATCATGGCCGCAGACTGCTAATTTAGCTGTGTCTGAGGATGGTAGAAGCAAAGTTGCAG CACTTCTAAGACGGCAGGGGGTAAATGTCAAGGGTCTTATGAAAGCTGCTCCAGCAAAGGAAGAACCTCAACCGTACATTGATGTCACAGGAAATCTGCAG GTTTGGCGTGTGGATGGCCAGGAAAAGGTTCTCCTTCAAGCTTCTGATCAGTCAAAATTTTATAGTGGAGATTGCTATATTTTTCAGTATTCATATCAAGGAGAAGACAAGGAAGAATATCTTATAGGCACATGGTTTGGGAAGAAGAGTGTTGAG GAGGAAAGAGCTTCTGCTATTTCAATGGCAAGCAAGATGGTTGAATCATTAAAATTTCTGCCTTCTCAG GCTCGATTCTATGAAGGAAATGAAACAATTCAGTTCTTTACAATCTTGCAAAGCTTCATTGTTTTTAAG GGTGGTCTTAGTACTGGATACAAGAATTATATTGTGGAGAAGGAACTCCCAGATGACACATACAAGGAGGGCAGCATTGCAttgttcagggttcagggtactGGGCCAGATAATATGCAGGCAATACAAGTTGAACCA ATTGCGTCGTCTCTGAATTCCTCTTACTGTTACATATTGGCCACCGAATCCACCGTCTTTACATGGTCTGGAAACCTTACGACTTCAGATGACCAGGAACTTCTGGAAAGGCAGTTGGATCTGATAAAg CCAAATGTACAGTCCAAGCCACAAAAGGAAGGTTCAGAATCTGAACAGTTTTGGGATCTGTTAGGCGGGAAAACTGAGTACCCCAGCCAAAAAATTGGAAGGGAAGCGGAAAGGGATCCTCACCTTTTCTCTTGCACATTCTCAAAGG GAAATCTGAAG GTGGCTGAGATATACAACTTTACCCAGGATGATTTGATGACGGAAGACATATTTGTCCTCGATTGTCACTCAGAGATCTTTGTCTGGGTGGGGCAACAGGTTGACTCCAAGAGCAAAATGGATGCTTTAACTATCGGAGAG AAATTTCTAGAAAATGATTTTCTGTTGGAAAAGTTATCTCGTGAAGCTCCAATATATATTGTTATGGAAGGGAGTGAGCCACCTTTCTTCACACGTTTCTTTGAATGGGACTCTGCAAAATCTGCT ATGCATGGAAGTTCATTCCAAAGAAAACTTGCAGTTGTCAAAAGTGGGAGTGCTCCTATTTTAGAT AAACCCAAACGAAGAACACCTGTATCCTATGGGGGAAGATCTAGTGTGCCAGACAAATCTCAGCGTTCCAGAAGCATGTCTTTCAGCCCTGAGCGTGTTCGAGTGAGGGGCAGGTCACCAGCTTTCAATGCACTAGCTGCTAATTTTGAGAACCCTAATGCCAGGAATCTTTCAACCCCACCACCAGTTGTTAGAAAGATTTATCCAAAATCTGGGAGCCCAGATTCTGCAAAAATGGCTTCCAAATCTACAGCTATAGCAGCACTTACTGCAACTTTTGAAAAACCACCACCAGCACGACAAGTTATCATGCCCCGATCTGTGAAAG TGAGCCCTGAAGTACCAAAATCAACTCCTGAAAAATCAACACCAGAGTTGAACAATAAAGAGAACTCTATGAGCAGCAGAATAGAATCCCTCACCATAAAGGAGGATGTGAAGGAGGGTGAAGCTGGAGATGAGGAAGGGCTTCCAATATATCCATATGAACGCCTTAAAACTAACTCAACAGATCCTGTTACTGAAATTGACGTGACAAAGCGAGAG ACTTACCTCTCATCAGCAGAGTTCAAAGAGAAATTTGGGATGGCAAAGGATGCCTTCTATAAGATGCCAAAATGGAAACAGAACAAGCTTAAAATGGCCCTTCAATTGTTCTGA